Genomic DNA from Fimbriimonas ginsengisoli Gsoil 348:
GAATAACGCCAAGGCGATGATGAATCAAAACAAGATCCCCCAGTTGGACGACGGAAACGCGCTCGGGAACTCCGTCATCTGCCCGACCGAAGGGTACGCGGAGATCTTCGCGCTCATGTCGCTGGTCGATCCGAACGTGCAGCTTCGCGCCGACTGGGCGAAGCGCGCCCACGACCTCGTGATGTTCATCTTCAACAAGTGCAAGAACGGCCCCGGCCTTATTACAGACCCGTTCACTTCACCTCAATTCGCCGCCTACAACCGGTCACGCTGGTATGGGGAGGGGTTCCCGTTGGTGGTCGACTGGTGCTACCAAACTTTCACCCCGGCCGAGAAGCAGATCGTGCGCAAGGTGTTCCTGCAATGGGTGCAGGACAACCTGAACGGATACAACCACCCGAATCCGCTCGGCATGACCTACAACCCTACGCTGCTCGCGAGCAAGGGGGCCCTGCGGTGGGCAGGCAACAACTATTACGACAACCACGCCCGCCAAATCGGAATGATGGCGATGGCGATGGATCTGGCCGACGACGTGCCAGCCGCGGCCGGCGATCCTCCGGCCGGAACCTTGCGTGACTTCATCGGAAACGTCACCGGCGCCTGGCTTTACCAGCTTGAGAAACTTGAGCAGACCGACACCAACGGCGGCACCTCACCCGAGGGTATCGGCTACGGAGAATCCGATACGAGCGGCATCGCCATGCTTCTGCTGGCGATGAATACGGCCGGCACCGACAACGTCGGCACCTACGGCTCGCCGGCGGGACTGGCCAGTACCCCCTGGTGGAATCAGCAGGTTCTCGACAGCTACATCACGTCGATGAGTCCGAAGCAGGTAGTTCTGGCGAACTGGATCGGCCCGACGTATCAGGCGGCCGACTTCGGGGACAACGCCGACTACTGGACGGTCAACTACATCCGGACTTTCGGACCGCTTGCCCTGATCGCCCGTAACAAGGGGGACAACACCCTCTACAACAAGATCCGCTGGATGATCACGGAGTACGAGCCGGGCCACGGCACGACGCGCCTGAACCAGATCAGCTCGTGCATGCAGAACTACGGCCCGATGATCGCGGTCATGTATTTCCTCCTCATGGACCCCGCGGCGCCGGCTCCCACCGACCCACGCAACACGGTTCCGACCGACTTCTTCTCGCCCGGTCTCAACCGGATCGTTTCTCGAACCGATTGGGGACCCAACGCATCGTGGTTCACGTTCAAGAGCTCTTGGATCACCACCGACCACAACCCGCAGGACGCGAACAAGTTCGAGCTTTATCGCAAGGGAGAGTGGCTCACCAAAGGCCGCCAAGGATACGGCTTCAACGTCAACTCGCCCGGCCTTCAGAACGGCATCGCCATTCAGAACACGGGGAGCACGACCAACTGGTACCTCGTCATCCAGCTCGCCATCGGCAGCATGTTCTCCTACATCAACGGCGGAGACCCGGTCGTGGTGAGCAGCATCCAGCCTTCGTACATCGCCGCTCAAAGCGATGCGACCAAGCTGTATAGCTGCCCCAGCATCGGAGCGACGGACGTCCAGCACGAGAGCCGGTCGCTGATCTACCTCAAGCCGGACGTGGTGGTCGCGTACGACCGCGTCGTCTCCAAGAGCGCCAACAAGTGGAAGCGATGGTATCTGAACACTCAGAACCTGGCGACCGTGAATGGCAACCTGTCCACCGCGGTCACCCCGAACGGCCAGCGCATGTACGTACGAACTCTTCTGCCCCTCGGAGGCGTTATCACGCCGCAGTCGGTGCCGAAGAGCGCGAACGGTCCTGATGCTAACGAGACGGCGAACTGGGAGCCGATGACTTGCCGAATCCAGGTCGAAGATCCCACGAACCCGAAGAACATCCGATTCTTGCACGTGGTGCAGGGCGCCGACGCCAACATGGCGCCGCTCGCCTCCACGCTGGTGCAGTCTTCAGCCGGTGACGCGTTCGACGGCACGACCTTCGGAACCTACGCGCTGATGTTCAAGAACGACATCACCACCGCGTTCAACTCGGTCACCTTCACCGTTCCGGCCACGGTAACGACGTTCTTCGTCGGCGACCTTAAGCCGAACACGGGATACACCGTCACCAAGACGGTGACGGCGAACGGAACGACCGTCACGATCGTCCCCGGAGCCGGCAACGTCTCCGACTCGGCCGGAGTGCTGAAGTTCTAACCGAGGGCTAGCAGTTGGCGGTTAGCGGTTAGCAGTCCGGAAGACTCTGGGCGATCTGCTAACTGCCAACTGCCAACTGTTCCCAACCGCCATCCCGAATCGCCTAACATTAGCCATGGACGAATCGACCATGACTCGACGTGGGCTGATCAAGACGGCGGGGATTGCCGGGGTCGGCGGCCTTACCGGGCTGCTTCCCGGGGCAACCGACCCGATAGAACCGCAACGAACGCACCCAACGATGGTTGGGGTTCCGTTCGAGCGACACGAGAAGGTACGGCTTGGGATCATCGGCGTAGGCGGGCGCGGGACCGGAGTTTGCGCCGAGTTTTTGGCCGTGCCGGGAGTCGAAGTCCGTGCGGTTTGCGACGTGGTACCGGCGAAGACGGCACGGGCGGCGGCCATGGTCCAGAAGGCGGGACAGCCAAAGCCAGCCGAGTATCACGCTGGCGACCACGACTACGAGAATCTCTGCAAACGAGACGATCTCGATCTGGTGTACATCGCCACCCCGTGGATCTGGCATGTCCGCCAGGCGCTGAGCGCACTCGAGCATGGTCACCACGTCGGCGTCGAGGTCCCCGCCGCCCGCACGCTGGCCGAGTGCTGGGAGTTAGTCGACGCATCCGAGAAGGCACGCAGACACTGCATGATCTTCGAGAATTGCTGTTACGGCGAAACCGAGCTCATGGTGCTACGTATGGTCCGAGCCGGGCTTCTTGGGGAGCTGACTCATGGAGCAGGCGCCTACAACCACGACCTGCGGGCACTTCTCTTCGAAGACCAAGGAGAAGGGCTTTGGCGGCGCGCGGAGCACCTGGACCGGAACGGGAATCTGTATCCAACCCATGGGTTGGGTCCAGTGGCGAACTACCTCGACTGCAACCGTGGCGACCGGTTCGACTACATGGTTTCCATGAGCAGCCCGTCGGTCGGGCTGCAGGCGTTCCGCAAGGAGCACCTTCGACCGGATGATCCGAAGATGCGGGAGGTTTACCACTGCGGCGACCAGAACACCAGCCTGATCAAGACCGTTAAGGGGCGGCTGATCACGGTGGAGCACAACGTCAGCGAGCCGCATCCGTACGACAGGATCAACCTCATCGCGGGCACGAAGGGGATATTCCGCGACTATCCCCCGCGCCTCTACATCGACGGGCAGAAGGAAGGAGAGCAGTTCGTGGGGCTGGACGCTTACAAGGCGCAGTTCGAGCACCCGCTTTGGGCTCAGGAGGGAGAGGTCGCTCGCAAGAGCGGCGGCCACGGCGGGATGGACTACATCATGTGCTGGCGAGTCATTCAGTGCATGCGCGAAGGACTCGCGCCCGATTTCGACGTGTACGACGCGGCAGCATGGAGCGCCCCGGGACCGCTCAGCGAGCATTCGGTCGCCCACGGCAGCGCGCCGGTGAAGTTCCCCGACTTCACGCGGGGGAATTGGCAGAAGGGGAGGGCGTTTGCGGGGGTTTAGGGGGCGGGGCGCTAAGGATGTGGACTGTGGCGTGTGGCTTGTGGACTGAGGGGGGAAAGATTGACTTGGGCGTTGGGCGTTGGGCGTTGGGAATAGGGTAAAGCAGCAAGCTAGCAACGCCTTAACGCCTTAACGCCTTAACGCCTTAACGCCTTAACGCCTTAACGCCTTAACGCCTTAACGCCTTAACGCCTTAACGCCTTAACGCCTTAACGTTCATCGGCAGGGTGCCGATGCTACACCTTACAACGTTGTGAACTCCTCGGTGATGTGGAAGGCAGTGTCTCCGTAGAGCAGTTGAATCATGTTCATCTGGCCCATGTGGTAGGTCATGTTTCGGACCGGGAATTGCATGGCGAGGGCGGCGGGCATTGGGCCGCGGTGGGTTTGGACGGTCTTCATCAGGTCGTCGCCCTTAAGCTTTCGGACCTCGGCCGCGAGGGCGGCCGCGCTCGATTTCAGTAGGGCGGTCGCCTCGGGAACCTCGCCAAAGGAGTCGAACGACGCGGGCGGAGTTGCGGGTTCATCGCCACGGAAAATGGCGAGAAACCGCTGATTCGCGAAAATGCACTCCCCGAGCTGCTCCATGACCGATCGGGTCTGGGACGCCTCCTCGGTCGACGGCCGCCAGCGAAGGCGATCTTCGCGGGTGGTCTCGACGAAGTGGCTCATGATGATCGCCGACTTCTCGATCAACCTCGCCTGCCATTCGCCCAAAGTCATTTCTGCAACATTTGTCATTGAATCTGAGCATAGCTCAGGCCCGCGAGGGCGAGGTTAGATAACCCGGTCGACGAGCGGAGCGCCCGCTTCGTAGAGGGCCAGATTTCGGAGGAAGTGGCGGACGAGCCGCTCCATTTCTTCGGCATGGCCACCGGCGATGTGAGGGGTGATATAGCAGTTGGGGCATGTCCAGAGCGGGTGATCGGATGGGAGCGGCTCGGGGTCGGTGACATCTAGATAAGCGCCGCCCAGGCGTCCAGTGGTTAGTGCCTCGATCAGCGCGGCTTGGTCCACGGTCGAGCCGCGTCCGACGTTGTAAAACATCGCGCCCGTCTTCATCGCGGCGAGGGCTTCGGCATTCACCAGCCGGTTGGTAGAGCCGTTTGCGGGGAGGATATTGACGACGTGATCCGCTTCGGACAATAAGCGGGGCAACTCGTCGATCGGA
This window encodes:
- a CDS encoding Gfo/Idh/MocA family protein, with translation MDESTMTRRGLIKTAGIAGVGGLTGLLPGATDPIEPQRTHPTMVGVPFERHEKVRLGIIGVGGRGTGVCAEFLAVPGVEVRAVCDVVPAKTARAAAMVQKAGQPKPAEYHAGDHDYENLCKRDDLDLVYIATPWIWHVRQALSALEHGHHVGVEVPAARTLAECWELVDASEKARRHCMIFENCCYGETELMVLRMVRAGLLGELTHGAGAYNHDLRALLFEDQGEGLWRRAEHLDRNGNLYPTHGLGPVANYLDCNRGDRFDYMVSMSSPSVGLQAFRKEHLRPDDPKMREVYHCGDQNTSLIKTVKGRLITVEHNVSEPHPYDRINLIAGTKGIFRDYPPRLYIDGQKEGEQFVGLDAYKAQFEHPLWAQEGEVARKSGGHGGMDYIMCWRVIQCMREGLAPDFDVYDAAAWSAPGPLSEHSVAHGSAPVKFPDFTRGNWQKGRAFAGV
- a CDS encoding DinB family protein, producing MTNVAEMTLGEWQARLIEKSAIIMSHFVETTREDRLRWRPSTEEASQTRSVMEQLGECIFANQRFLAIFRGDEPATPPASFDSFGEVPEATALLKSSAAALAAEVRKLKGDDLMKTVQTHRGPMPAALAMQFPVRNMTYHMGQMNMIQLLYGDTAFHITEEFTTL